The Methanolacinia petrolearia DSM 11571 genome has a segment encoding these proteins:
- a CDS encoding ATP-binding protein — MNLQDIETNDYSKYRLVGNSVLSYRFTVPHNEKIFVGDILKITDSEKDLVFFAKITDLLHDSNFADSKWDTRPHTNHFYNLGEDVYITAEATPLGCIDKSIGSGGTFRKARTIPTKFSEVSKPDDEDFRFLKSVMGDIEVGMMRTGQEVLKDVPVSLHSSILPQHMGVFATTGMGKSNFMKTFCASCMKGRKFGLLMVDPHGEYVAGGRSSTGDKVTGLLNYSNGRDGLTVFTISDLNIKRYSLNRLTLSYDDFRASDLFLLYEHSQAQRELVEILDDLDGGDLIDFFMNTDFSEFDPQVPETYTGPHIHIASRVRNFSPSTLEVIQRRVNSLVSRNSKFLKPRTSAIDEIVTALHNRKVVLIDIPGMSEQSELLVLSIITRKLLRIHQNEEKFTDTGSDDIENVLITIEEAQRVLGSGAGKTQIFRECAMEGRKFGIGLCVITQQPKNIDPKVLAQLNTFVIMGLGDRNDRQIVSASAKQDLSEMDTEIQTLDTGEAIISSPKIPFPVSTKIHKFETYVASLNKKTPKSPTPERIGF; from the coding sequence ATGAATTTGCAAGATATTGAAACGAACGACTATTCCAAGTACAGGCTTGTCGGAAACAGCGTGCTCTCCTACAGGTTCACGGTTCCGCACAATGAAAAGATATTCGTGGGTGACATCCTCAAGATAACGGACAGTGAAAAGGACCTTGTTTTCTTTGCAAAGATAACCGATCTCCTTCATGACAGCAACTTCGCGGATTCCAAATGGGACACGAGGCCCCATACGAACCACTTCTACAATCTCGGTGAGGACGTATACATCACCGCGGAAGCCACGCCCCTCGGGTGCATTGATAAGAGCATTGGATCAGGAGGAACCTTCAGGAAGGCCAGAACGATCCCGACCAAGTTCTCGGAAGTCTCAAAGCCCGACGACGAGGACTTCAGGTTCCTGAAATCGGTGATGGGCGACATCGAGGTAGGCATGATGCGAACAGGGCAGGAAGTCCTGAAGGATGTTCCTGTCTCCCTGCACAGTTCAATCCTGCCGCAGCACATGGGCGTCTTCGCTACGACGGGAATGGGAAAGAGCAACTTCATGAAGACCTTCTGTGCATCGTGCATGAAGGGGAGGAAGTTCGGCCTCCTGATGGTCGATCCCCATGGGGAATATGTTGCGGGCGGGAGGTCTTCGACAGGAGATAAGGTGACAGGCCTTCTTAACTATAGCAACGGGAGGGACGGCCTGACAGTATTCACGATAAGTGATCTGAATATCAAAAGATACAGCCTGAACAGGCTTACGCTCTCGTACGACGATTTCAGGGCGTCCGATCTCTTCCTCCTCTACGAGCATTCGCAGGCCCAGAGAGAGCTTGTAGAGATCCTCGACGATCTCGACGGCGGAGATCTGATTGACTTCTTCATGAATACCGATTTCTCGGAGTTCGACCCGCAGGTTCCCGAGACTTACACAGGGCCCCACATCCATATCGCATCAAGAGTCAGGAACTTCAGCCCGAGCACACTTGAAGTCATCCAGAGAAGAGTGAACTCGCTCGTCAGCAGAAATTCAAAATTCCTAAAACCAAGAACCTCCGCAATCGACGAGATCGTCACTGCACTTCACAACAGGAAAGTCGTACTGATCGACATTCCCGGGATGAGCGAACAGAGCGAGCTCCTCGTACTCTCGATAATCACAAGAAAACTTCTAAGGATTCACCAGAACGAAGAGAAATTCACAGACACGGGTTCGGACGATATAGAGAATGTCCTCATTACTATAGAGGAGGCACAGAGGGTCCTCGGGTCAGGAGCGGGAAAGACACAAATCTTCAGGGAATGCGCAATGGAGGGCCGTAAATTTGGCATAGGTCTTTGTGTAATCACCCAGCAGCCGAAGAATATCGATCCCAAAGTTCTTGCCCAGCTCAATACATTCGTAATCATGGGGCTTGGGGACAGGAATGACAGGCAGATAGTCTCTGCGAGTGCAAAACAGGATCTCTCGGAGATGGATACCGAGATCCAGACGCTCGATACCGGTGAGGCGATCATAAGTTCACCGAAGATCCCGTTCCCTGTCAGCACCAAAATTCACAAATTCGAAACATATGTAGCATCCCTTAATAAGAAAACACCCAAATCCCCCACTCCGGAGAGAATCGGATTCTGA
- a CDS encoding chloride channel protein, giving the protein MRYFTGDTSYFKKTMLLGIMIGLISGFGALFFFWGLKYGSLFFMDWIVNYTVPREGQTAAQIAGWTPPINIWLILPVISFGALLSGILVYTFAPEAEGHGTDAAIRAFHKEGRIRPRVVIVKAVSSILTISTGGSAGREGPTAQISAGFGSVMSDVFKLSEHERRIAIATGIGAGIATIFKAPLGGALLAAEILYYRDFESEAVVPAFLASIIGYSIFGYFEGYDPIFSGAEISWNVTQIPFFLVLGVFCSAFGLLYIKTFYSTRDLFSGFFTKHNIPNHFKPLAGAVIIGLLVIALAHISHDTMIAALGGLGAGYGFIQLSLYNMLPLTVLLLLPFIKIITTSLTIGSGGSGGVFAPGLVIGGAVGGALGMLFHFFIPEIIPLATVPAFVIVGMISLFGGISNAPIAVMIMVVEMSGDFSLLVPAMGAVAISTILTGDSTIFREQVPTKAQSGAHRGEYNVEILEEIPAREAMTKKEDLICISPSDSAKEVIKIMDESLHTGFPVIENGKLVGIVTLRNIRKEMDNSEDVEIEEIMVRELVTINSSSSLEKALSVMMSNAIHHLPVVDDNDPEKLEGFITSTDIMRAYTKRMNQ; this is encoded by the coding sequence ATGAGGTACTTCACCGGGGATACAAGCTATTTTAAAAAGACTATGCTTCTCGGCATAATGATCGGCCTGATCTCCGGGTTCGGAGCCCTGTTTTTTTTCTGGGGACTTAAGTACGGTTCGCTCTTCTTTATGGACTGGATTGTCAACTATACCGTCCCGAGAGAGGGTCAGACCGCCGCCCAGATCGCCGGGTGGACTCCACCTATCAATATCTGGCTGATTCTCCCCGTAATATCATTTGGTGCGCTTCTCTCCGGAATTTTGGTATACACTTTCGCACCCGAGGCTGAAGGCCACGGAACGGATGCGGCAATACGTGCATTCCACAAGGAAGGAAGAATCCGCCCCCGGGTTGTTATCGTAAAGGCAGTCTCTTCAATTCTCACGATATCCACAGGAGGAAGTGCGGGCAGGGAAGGACCGACGGCACAGATATCAGCTGGATTCGGGTCGGTGATGAGCGACGTTTTCAAGTTGTCCGAACACGAAAGAAGAATCGCGATTGCAACCGGTATCGGTGCAGGAATCGCAACGATCTTCAAGGCCCCGCTTGGAGGTGCACTGCTTGCCGCAGAGATTCTCTATTACCGTGATTTCGAATCTGAAGCGGTCGTCCCGGCCTTCCTTGCCTCGATAATAGGTTACTCGATATTCGGTTACTTCGAAGGATACGACCCGATATTTTCAGGTGCCGAAATTTCGTGGAACGTGACGCAGATCCCGTTCTTCCTGGTACTTGGAGTGTTTTGCTCTGCATTCGGTCTTCTCTATATCAAAACTTTTTATTCCACGAGAGATCTCTTTTCAGGATTTTTCACAAAACATAATATCCCCAATCATTTCAAACCGCTCGCAGGTGCGGTAATTATCGGGCTTCTCGTTATCGCACTTGCGCACATCTCCCATGACACCATGATTGCAGCTCTCGGAGGTCTCGGAGCAGGTTACGGTTTCATCCAGCTTTCGTTATACAATATGCTGCCCCTGACTGTGCTTCTCCTCCTTCCGTTTATCAAGATCATAACGACATCACTTACGATAGGATCAGGCGGGAGCGGCGGTGTGTTCGCGCCCGGACTTGTTATAGGCGGAGCAGTAGGCGGGGCTCTGGGAATGCTGTTCCATTTCTTTATCCCTGAGATTATACCGCTTGCTACGGTTCCCGCATTCGTGATCGTCGGAATGATCTCTCTCTTCGGTGGCATATCCAATGCACCGATAGCCGTGATGATAATGGTCGTCGAGATGAGCGGCGACTTCTCGCTCCTTGTTCCTGCGATGGGCGCTGTCGCGATCTCCACCATACTCACCGGAGACAGCACGATATTCAGGGAGCAGGTCCCGACAAAGGCACAGTCCGGTGCCCACAGGGGCGAATACAACGTCGAGATTCTGGAAGAGATTCCCGCAAGAGAGGCGATGACTAAAAAGGAAGATCTAATCTGTATCAGTCCGTCGGACTCGGCAAAAGAGGTCATTAAGATTATGGACGAAAGTCTCCACACAGGTTTTCCGGTCATTGAGAACGGAAAACTCGTGGGAATAGTAACCCTGAGAAATATCCGGAAGGAGATGGACAATTCAGAAGATGTCGAGATAGAAGAGATCATGGTCAGGGAACTGGTAACCATCAACTCAAGCTCATCTCTTGAAAAGGCCCTGTCCGTCATGATGTCTAACGCAATACATCATCTTCCTGTGGTGGACGACAATGATCCCGAGAAGCTTGAAGGGTTCATTACATCTACTGATATCATGCGGGCTTACACAAAAAGAATGAATCAATAA
- a CDS encoding Coenzyme F420 hydrogenase/dehydrogenase, beta subunit C-terminal domain, with product MAAKGDMVYAWASNPECLKSGECGGAVTSLLKYALESKMVDGVLTVAKGVDLYDAKPVFITDPEDIAKAAGSLHCGTLLLPKLIKKYFNGARDMKIAITLKGCDAKAMYELAKRQQINLDNVIMIGLNCGGSVAPGVGRRMIAEKYEVDPDTVHKEEIDKGKFIIEYEGGEKGISIDELEEEGYGRRSNCQRCKTKVPRQCDLACGNWGVIGDKAGKATFVEICSDKGADLVTKAKSAGAIETAAPNPAGIDIRAKIENSMYKLADKSRAKQFGELGEGKERLDYIMSETSRCIKCYQCIENCPICYCVECSTRKPHLVPPGQVPPPFMFHLIRYTHIADSCINCGQCEELCAMDIPNALFMHAIQLEMQDMFGYEPGVNMDLPVLALVEEPAERKRLNDTGTDQIFDIFGKKE from the coding sequence ATGGCAGCAAAAGGCGATATGGTATATGCATGGGCTTCGAATCCCGAATGCCTGAAGAGCGGCGAATGCGGAGGAGCTGTTACATCACTCCTGAAGTACGCACTTGAAAGCAAGATGGTCGACGGTGTCCTTACGGTTGCAAAAGGTGTCGATCTCTACGATGCAAAACCCGTGTTCATCACCGACCCCGAGGATATTGCAAAGGCAGCCGGTTCGCTTCACTGCGGAACGCTCCTCCTCCCGAAGCTCATAAAGAAGTACTTCAACGGTGCCCGCGACATGAAGATCGCGATCACGCTCAAGGGCTGTGATGCAAAGGCGATGTACGAGCTTGCAAAGAGGCAGCAGATCAATCTCGACAATGTAATCATGATCGGTCTGAACTGCGGTGGATCGGTCGCCCCTGGTGTAGGACGTAGGATGATCGCTGAGAAGTACGAGGTCGACCCCGACACCGTACACAAGGAAGAGATCGACAAAGGCAAGTTCATCATCGAGTATGAAGGCGGCGAGAAGGGAATCTCGATCGACGAGCTCGAAGAGGAAGGATACGGACGCCGTTCCAACTGCCAGCGCTGTAAGACGAAAGTACCCCGCCAGTGCGATCTTGCCTGCGGTAACTGGGGAGTTATCGGAGACAAGGCAGGAAAGGCGACATTTGTCGAGATCTGCTCCGACAAGGGTGCGGATCTTGTTACAAAGGCGAAGAGTGCAGGTGCAATAGAGACTGCAGCTCCGAACCCCGCGGGAATCGACATTCGTGCGAAGATCGAGAACTCGATGTACAAACTTGCCGACAAGTCAAGGGCGAAACAGTTCGGGGAGCTTGGAGAAGGCAAGGAGCGCCTGGACTATATCATGTCCGAGACCTCCCGCTGTATCAAGTGCTACCAGTGTATAGAGAACTGCCCGATCTGCTACTGCGTGGAATGTTCGACCAGGAAGCCTCACCTTGTTCCGCCGGGACAGGTTCCGCCACCCTTCATGTTCCACCTGATTCGCTACACACATATTGCCGACTCATGTATAAACTGCGGGCAGTGTGAAGAGCTCTGTGCGATGGACATCCCCAACGCTCTCTTCATGCACGCAATCCAGCTTGAGATGCAGGATATGTTCGGATACGAACCGGGTGTCAACATGGATCTTCCTGTGCTTGCACTTGTTGAGGAGCCGGCCGAAAGGAAGCGCCTTAACGACACGGGAACCGACCAGATCTTCGACATCTTCGGGAAGAAAGAATAA
- the fdhF gene encoding formate dehydrogenase subunit alpha: MDFKYVPTTCPYCGTGCSFNLVVVDGKVVGTAPFQRSPVNEGRVCPKGSYAHEFVNAPDRLKTPMIKKDGKFVEASWDEALDLVAEKFAQYKGEQSSVICCARASNEDNYALQKFGRCVMQTPNIDHCARLCHASTVAGLAQIFGSGAMTNSVSDLADTNCAFIIGSNNFEAHPLAGRRLMQAKKKGAKIIVCDPRRTPTAKQAHLHIQHYSGTDIALLNGMMQYIIQNGWENKDFIEKRTVGYEEFKKNVMQEKYSLENVSKITGVPVDDIKTACQWIHEAEKTTAVYTLGITQHTVGVDNVRSVGFLQMLTGNMGKPGTGVNPLRGQNNVQGACDMGALPNVFPGYQKVTDEAAVKKFEDAWGCKMPAKIGLTIPEMLDTFADEPEKLKCLYLMGENPIISDPDIAHVDKALKNIEFLVVQDIFLTETAEYADVVLPAVCYAEKDGTQTNTERRVQRWRKAQDGPGESKYDWQIIAELAAKMGMGDKFPWANASEVFDEMAALTPQYCGMNYERIEKEGLQWPCPTCDHPGTKVLHCETFAGMPDGKSVFAPIEHRPPAEQTDADYPFILTTGATIWHWPSGTMTRRSESLNRDCPTGWIEINEEDAAEMGIETGDIVTAYSRRGEVDVPARKTPDIKKGVMFMPFHFWECRANWITNTPYDPVSKTPEYKACAINVKKKEA; encoded by the coding sequence ATGGATTTTAAGTATGTCCCGACCACCTGCCCATATTGTGGTACGGGATGTTCATTCAACCTGGTAGTCGTTGACGGAAAAGTTGTTGGAACGGCTCCGTTCCAGCGTTCCCCCGTCAACGAGGGCAGAGTGTGCCCCAAAGGGTCATATGCCCATGAATTCGTGAATGCCCCGGACAGGCTTAAAACGCCTATGATCAAGAAAGACGGCAAATTTGTCGAGGCTTCCTGGGATGAGGCACTTGATCTCGTTGCTGAGAAATTTGCACAGTACAAGGGGGAGCAGTCATCTGTGATATGCTGTGCACGTGCATCCAACGAGGACAACTATGCACTCCAGAAGTTCGGCCGCTGTGTAATGCAGACTCCTAACATCGATCACTGTGCAAGGCTCTGCCATGCATCGACGGTTGCGGGACTCGCACAGATCTTCGGATCGGGAGCGATGACGAATTCTGTCTCGGATCTTGCCGATACGAACTGTGCGTTCATCATAGGCAGCAACAACTTCGAAGCCCACCCGCTTGCAGGACGCAGGCTGATGCAGGCAAAGAAGAAGGGAGCAAAGATTATCGTTTGCGATCCACGCAGGACTCCCACCGCCAAGCAGGCTCATCTTCACATCCAGCACTACTCGGGAACCGATATCGCCCTCCTGAACGGTATGATGCAGTATATCATCCAGAACGGCTGGGAGAACAAGGACTTCATCGAGAAGAGAACCGTCGGGTATGAAGAGTTCAAGAAGAACGTCATGCAGGAGAAGTACAGCCTTGAGAACGTTTCCAAGATCACCGGCGTTCCGGTCGACGATATAAAGACCGCATGCCAGTGGATACACGAAGCGGAGAAGACAACGGCAGTATACACGCTCGGTATTACGCAGCACACTGTCGGTGTCGACAACGTCCGTTCGGTCGGTTTCCTCCAGATGCTTACAGGAAACATGGGCAAGCCCGGCACGGGTGTCAACCCGCTGAGAGGACAGAACAATGTCCAGGGCGCCTGTGATATGGGTGCACTTCCGAACGTATTCCCCGGTTACCAGAAGGTTACCGACGAGGCAGCCGTAAAGAAGTTCGAGGATGCATGGGGCTGCAAGATGCCGGCAAAGATCGGTCTTACGATCCCCGAGATGCTCGACACATTCGCGGACGAGCCCGAGAAGCTGAAGTGCCTGTATCTTATGGGTGAGAACCCGATCATATCCGATCCTGATATCGCACACGTCGACAAGGCACTGAAGAACATCGAGTTCCTCGTTGTCCAGGATATCTTCCTTACAGAGACCGCAGAGTACGCCGACGTCGTTCTTCCTGCAGTTTGCTATGCCGAAAAGGACGGCACACAGACGAACACGGAGCGCCGCGTTCAGCGCTGGAGGAAGGCCCAGGATGGTCCCGGCGAGTCGAAGTATGACTGGCAGATCATCGCAGAGCTTGCCGCGAAGATGGGAATGGGCGACAAGTTCCCATGGGCAAATGCGTCCGAAGTATTTGACGAAATGGCCGCACTTACCCCCCAGTACTGCGGTATGAACTACGAGCGTATCGAGAAGGAAGGTCTCCAGTGGCCCTGCCCGACATGCGACCACCCCGGAACGAAGGTTCTCCACTGCGAGACATTCGCCGGCATGCCCGACGGAAAGTCGGTATTCGCACCGATCGAGCACAGGCCCCCGGCCGAGCAGACGGACGCCGATTACCCGTTCATCCTTACAACAGGAGCGACAATCTGGCACTGGCCGTCCGGAACGATGACACGCAGGAGCGAGAGTCTCAACAGGGACTGCCCGACAGGATGGATCGAGATCAACGAAGAGGATGCGGCAGAGATGGGTATCGAGACCGGAGACATTGTCACTGCATACTCCCGCAGGGGAGAGGTCGACGTGCCTGCAAGAAAGACGCCGGACATCAAGAAGGGGGTCATGTTCATGCCGTTCCACTTCTGGGAATGCAGGGCGAACTGGATTACCAACACGCCGTATGACCCTGTCTCGAAGACACCGGAGTACAAGGCCTGTGCTATAAATGTTAAGAAGAAGGAGGCCTGA